The nucleotide window TCTGAACTAGCAATAACtgtcaaaaatattcaaataatactATACCTATACATATGTAGATGACAATATATTTCTAGGATCTATTTcacataataatttatcaacATACCACCAGATTACAGTCAtatgaaaatagaaaattccctaaaaaaaacttctacGATTTCTACTTTATAAAACAATCAGCCTATGTAGAAGAAAACTTTGTCTAACCGCCCTTTTCATTAGAAGCTCTAATACCGAAGGTAGGTACAAGTTTTAATCATCGCTACATAGTTCCTTAATCGATAGCGGTTCACTCGAAGTCTATATCGGATCGCACTATTCTAGGTATCGATTCTATGTATCGAGTCCGGCTCAACGTTTTGATGTCTTCAAACAATTGGAGCACTTAAACTATTAGCGCAATTGTCGTACAGTCGGCAACATGATAAGtatgagcaaaaaaataaataatgaccgGACAAAGACATCATCTTCGTGCATATAAAAATGTAGAAACTGACACTAGCTTGTGTGCAGAGTATGCAGAAGAGagaatttaaaatataggtttGGATATCATAAGAAAAACGCCTGACCAACAACCTACAACCTAATTTCGGATAATCAAACCCACCAAATTCTTGTGAGACTATTCAATACATGGACTATACATACCATAtaataaactagccgttttcccgcggtttcacccacatcccgtgggagctactgcccgcaccgggataaaatatagcctatgttactcgcagaaaatatagctttctaatggtgaaagaatatttaaaatcggtccagtagtttttgagtttatccattacaaccaaacaaacaaagtttttttctttataatattagtatagactagcttctgctaaCGGTTTCACAAGCATCCCGTGAGAACCTCTGCACTAACCCGGAtaaatagccttcctcgataaatgggctatgtaacaccgaaagaattgttcaaatcagaccagtagttcctgagattagcgcgttcaaacaaacaaacaaactcttcagctttgtaatattagtatagatatatacctataaattcCACCAAAATGAATGTTATGCATTCAATTTAAAAACTGTATCCTCTTTTTCACACTGCAGCACTTTATCCTTGTgggaaaaaaaagataatataaaaacttttttgaactCATTCCTGTAAAACGAGCACAGGATGGATACAGGCGGTTTTGTTAAGCATATTAAAAATTTGCTGTAACTGTTGGATTTCTAGCACCTCCAGCAACGGGGTAAAAAGTaccctatgtcctttctcaggctctaaagTCTACGAGTTAAGAGTCTAAACTATCAgtgtatctgtgtaccaaacatttaaataagttCAGCAGTTTTGGAGTGAAAACGCAACCGACAAGCAGACAGATTTACTTTCACattgaaaatgtaataattatgttgttcAAATATTTGACCTTTGTTTAACGTTAATAACTCGAATAACAATgaataaatatcatttattgcgtATACAAAACGAGGTATTTATAAAGGTCTGTAATTCCGGAACGGTCCATTCAAACGaatggatttatttatttagaacaataTGTATATTTGCTTTTGAAATATTGGATCAGggaattttatataaaagggattTCTTGATAAAACatgtgtttattaataaatatcatGTTTATCAAAGGTGTTAGTAATATTATTGAAGGTTATACCTATATGtcgtttattatactttttgctgGGCCtagacaatttttattttttatcctaaTTATCTAACTAACTATGAGCCGTTGTATTAGATTAATTCGTAACAATCCTTATGATAGAGAAACAAACTTAAGCAGCATTTTGGTATGCGTGTAGTGAAGCAGGGAATGATTTAATGGCCAATTAAGTCTTAGTTGGAACAAACTCATTACCTTTGATTAGTCGTAAAAAGATATCAACTCACaaagtttcaaccccaaactgttgaaaaatataattgtcGATTCTTTTTATAAAGTTGGAAGATTTACATGTATGGATGAATGTAGTACTTACATGGaggaaatataattatttcaacAATGCTGCAATGTAATGTTAAGTTACATCATCCCTTATTCATCCTCCTGCCCATATCCCAATTGTATttagggtcggcgcagcatggtTTCTTCTTCAATAcacttctatctgccgtcatcatcatcatagcaTTACAGGAATAATAAGGGATCCCTATTTAGGCTATACTTAACCTGGATACGAATTATATGAAAAACCGAAACAAAAATTGGTGGTTAAATATGATAGCTATCGCTAATATGATAGCAAAAGATTTGGTGAGACAGAGGTGGGTCCCTTCGTTTTTGAGTTATCGTCAGATACATGCAAATCTACATAGGTATATCCATACAAATCTTTGGTCTTTACTATAATATTGTGTCAAGAATCTCGAATTTTTACTACAACAATGTAAAAACCGTGAGATTAATGAACTGTTGTCACAGGTCAGCGGAGATAACCTCTCTATTTTTACGATTTTGCGAATTTGAATGAAACACGCAATTACGTagaaaattatagttttttaagtGATAAGCTGTAGTTTGATATAGAATCGGTTTTGtcaaagtttaaatataaatatttttcaacagaATTATGGAAAGGCCTGATTGATGTAGTGGCCCGATGTTTTCGCCGTATTACTAAATGACTCACTGTCAAACAGTTATTTGTATAAAAGCTATCTGTtgcaatgtaatttttataaaaataaattagtttacttatGTCTTTTATTTTCATAGTTTAAAGATCAAAATTGtgaaaattggtgtacctaataaagtatatccaTCTATCTATCTAGTTGCATCCTGTGGAACGCTGCACGTTGCGGTTAAATGAGTGGAAACTTATGATTTTGTGGTGTCATCGAGATTTgctgtaaatacatatattacgTTACACAATGTTTACAAAAATGGTACTAACACATTATAAAATTTTACCTGTACAATATCCGTATGACTGTACCTATGTAAACAGTCGTTTTACGTTTGTACATAAAGTTAGCATTAACTGCTACTAAGGTCAGTGGTTTTCATTTGACGAACGTAGAAGTCGGTTTTATGCagaaatgttttttaaatacgcaatatttttctgtgttcttttgtttattgttgaTGTGAGTattatttggtttttaattGGGGAACGGTTATTTTTGATAAGCGGATAGGAATTACTGATTATGTATTTCGAAATGGGTATGCTATGTTTTTTGCTACTATTCTGGTTTTCCGATTGATTGGGATATTTTGCTGGGTAttgtaaggtacataaatatattaacaaAGCAAGGTTCAATTAATTTTACAGTCTACAGTCAGTTTcaggaaattttattttatttataaagctaGATTCTGAAAGATGAAGTAAGAACTTTCTTTTATTGATTTGATTATTGGAGGTTTTAATTATGGTAAACTTTGTGATTTCCTTTATCGGACATGTATTTTATTGGTGAATTATTCCTAAGTATATAGTTTGTCCTTTGAATAAACGTACTATAATCAGCATAAGCAATACCATAACAGTAACACCCTATATATGATAGCCATTAAAGAGATAGGCTGTAGATATTAAGGGACTTCGAGATAAAATACCCAAGGGCCTGAAAATGAGAATTGTCGAACGAACCTATGGGAAAACTGTACCATGGAACCTCCAACCTTCGTAATAGTATCCATTGAGTTAATTATCAGAGGTCTTTTTGGGGTCATTTTGAATGATATAGTTCAATTGATAGAATGCTAACtgtctatttattttgtattagttAGAGATTGGTGTTAGTGAGATTATCCCTGCTTAGCGATAAAACCCTTAAAAtatcgaaaaataaaaaaatgattatgcCTTTGAAAAATAACAGTGTTTGgatctaaatatttattggaattggttgaaatattgaaaaccaaaaacaaaattacctaGCGCAGcacatttatttgtttcatattcagtaaaatattttggttattCAGAGAAGTAATAGATAGTTTGAAATACAACATTTAATTTTCTAAGTACTAAATTGAAAACTAATCTAGTCTTATCACATACCAATCAGCAGCGAAATATTTCCCGTTAAACACTGAATTTAGTGCTTTCGAAAACACGATTTTCACGTATTTAAGTTCGCTCTATATTCATCAACATTTCGGACGCACGCAAGGTTTCATCACTATATGAACACGCAAATGGTGTTTTAGTCTGCATGTTGACTGCATCATCAGCCACTATAGTGGTTTGTAAGGGCTATTTTCAGTATTAGCCGTATGATTGTTTGCTAGCAAAGCTTGGTTAATATAGAGCCCTCTTTACAGCAAAAATGGATTAGGTAATAAAATGTTACATATTTTGATAACTTCTTGTCCAGTCGATGTTAATCagtcttttaattttataggcTTAGTACTTCGCCACGCTCACGGCATTATTAGTGGTGGAAGTAGATCTTTCGCTGTGTAGCTGTTGGGGATTTAGGAATAATGTTATCACTAGAAAATATATCGAAAAGCAATACGAGCTTTACGATACCTCTAacttaaacatttaatttaaacttcaaAAACGCCTTGAAGAAGTACTACCacaatataagaaaaaatatcctTAACAACCTTCTTACAGACAAATGCACGAGTCAAAAGAGAGGTCACTCCCCCGGTCACTACGAGTCCAGTAGCCATTAACGTAGAAGCACTCAAGAAGAACATGGAAGCGTTCAAGAAGTGCATTGATGAAAGCCTCGCGACTGCAGTTGGAGGCGTCAATGAACAACATTTGCAGCCTATTTTCAATGTTATCGGGGATAATCTGAATAGGTTCTCTAGAGCTGTAAGTTtgatttaataaacataatttggtattattttcattttcgtAGCGTAGTTTTCAGAAGAGTACCACCTGTCCAATGTCTATGCTATGCAAATATCTTATTTGGTTTTGCAGTTTTGGCACAACAAAAAATCTCACTTATGCATTGTAATCATTTGTCTAGCCCTTTTCTAATGGCATAATTTCACTTCAAAATAAGTTTAGTAATTTTCACATTACCTATGTAGTAAAACTTAATAACAAATGATTCTTCTTTACAGTTTGAAGTGTTAACAGCACCGAAACCAAACGATACCAACGTCTAAGCAGTGCAAACAGAGCTATCAAGAGATGATTTACGGATGAAACTCACGTTGATTAAAtagttcttaaaatattttcattgatttatttacatactaatTTGTTTCTCCTTGATttggaaaaatatattacaaGATCCTTGGTGATGAATATAGTGGGATGTTGACGGTATCTCGTGGCATTACATTATAACCTTAAACTCATAAATCACGTTTgtctatttaatttgtaattctaaaaacaaaaataaagtaaaagattGTAAAGTTACTCAAAGGTAGTGACATTGTACATACTATTGTATTTATAGTCTTTTAAGACATTAACAATAGGCACTGTCGTTAACATAAAGCTATATAATCATTGAAgtgcctttaaaaaaataatagtcaaACTTTTTGCTCATCCCGGAACTGGCCATGAAGAATTGAGGTCATCTACAATAAATAGACATACtttttatacgaaaaaaaaGTAATACAGTATTCATTCAATTTATTCCAAAAAGTTCCTTACTTAAATGCAGAACCGTTTACGTAAACTCGGAGAGCCCTAAACagattatctatacatataataaatctgtaaaaaaactgtgtctgtacattgaatatattaaaaaaataataattgggtggggtttagaaacagtaatggagcacaaatccaaaaaaaaaattctgtctgtatgtctgtatgtctgcatgtctgtatgtctgtatgtctgtttgtttgtacacgctaatcttcggaactactggacggatttcaatgattttttctttgttgtatcagtattaagcctggtcaacatataggctataatttatcttcgaaacttgaagacctggtgcagaacaccaacagaccaacaaaactataagagataccaaaatggtgccatagcaaaaattgtttcatgtgataagcattttcagctgagataataaattttaagatctggaacacctgatgtggaaccccaagagcccagcttctctgtaccatatacaggtatgacgttttagcaaaagttgttcaacttgataagcactttctattgacttataaaaattgaagatgtaaaacacctgatgtggaaccccaggagcccagctagactatagcatataaagatatgacgtttttgcaaaagtggttcaatctaataagcactctttattgacgtatatacatcgaagatctggaacacctgatgtggaacttcaagagcaatactacacttaaaatgtatagaaacgaatgttatgaaataggtatggtgacacaaaaccgacgattatccctttatacactatagaaatatgaactcaaggacaatccccggtggacgtcgttaaaaaaaagacaatccctaTACCATAccgctaactgtggatgaaaattacttgggctattgtgatgggatgctaatggactaggaatggggaaactacgggaactatggcacctgccgatgacaatgtattagatacatgtaaaaattgctggtggagacttcgccagctcacttactgggcccccgggaatcagtcactgaatagcaacaagaggacaacagggacatgagcggctgaagtgtgagaatacctcggcggattttaaacgcagattacgcgctccctgtgggtcacttaccacgaggcatcctccgagcagggctactaaccctgctctagcgactccactctggacggccaagccaagccagaggcttgagacctacccccgtcatggttcactctgacctgccggagatgggggcagtatactctccctggagaactcagtatatacagccccgcggggtagctactccccgtcatcagcctcagatgtcctgcggtgcttatatctcattattattgtcgttattatctcaagagc belongs to Helicoverpa zea isolate HzStark_Cry1AcR chromosome 11, ilHelZeax1.1, whole genome shotgun sequence and includes:
- the LOC124634540 gene encoding uncharacterized protein LOC124634540; amino-acid sequence: MFFKYAIFFCVLLFIVDTNARVKREVTPPVTTSPVAINVEALKKNMEAFKKCIDESLATAVGGVNEQHLQPIFNVIGDNLNRFSRAFEVLTAPKPNDTNV